The following proteins come from a genomic window of Triticum aestivum cultivar Chinese Spring chromosome 6A, IWGSC CS RefSeq v2.1, whole genome shotgun sequence:
- the LOC123132038 gene encoding uncharacterized protein: protein MATTTQKTTDGYGIGCSTEGIGGDKVFTNFAGIIINKVEQYSNKCKTAVNEASRKGARLNKRHAEGWDEIVNDTNGLILSETKKIIADINQITDAMRARKQRPNYSTQADVQGVQGDAENALSIESAEGASANVEPLAKSKLGVKRKKVVTSRRHTPKRARIESSEESEGAQEEANKAIDDLIEAADEYSRLRSGIVGNATGLLDNTTGNNLEMSVVCGAARNEVICSPKIATGTDEAAENQKDGVDKNQLSIVSSGQDDDLGGCLSIDPPEMHGKFKVVMSGLRKTALMNAFTAVSTSNGVSVASANITPGSAATKMQTPED, encoded by the exons ATGGCAACAACAACTCAGAAAACAACTGATGGATACGGGATTGGGTGCAGCACAGAGGGAATTGGGGGTGATAAAGTGTTCACAAAT TTTGCAGGTATTATTATCAACAAGGTCGAGCAGTACTCCAACAAGTGCAAGACAGCTGTAAATGAGGCATCAAGGAAGGGAGCAAGATTAAACAAGAGACACGCAGAAGGATGGGATGAGATTGTCAATGATACTAACGGGTTAATACTCTCAGAAACTAAGAAGATAATTGCAGACATCAACCAGATAACTGATGCAATGAGGGCACGAAAGCAGAGGCCCAATTATTCAACCCAAGCAG ATGTTCAAGGGGTTCAAGGGGATGCAGAGAATGCACTAAGCATAGAGTCGGCAGAGGGAGCTTCCGCTAACGTGGAACCATTGGCAAAGAGCAAATTAGGTGTGAAAAGAAAGAAGGTTGTTACATCAAGGAGGCACACACCGAAGAGGGCAAGGATAGAGAGCTCTGAAGAATCTGAAGGTGCTCAAGAAGAAGCAAACAAAGCAATAGATGATCTGATTGAAGCAGCAGATGAATACAGTAGGTTGCGCAGTGGGATTGTTGGCAATGCGACAGGGCTGTTGGACAATACTACAGGGAACAACTTGGAGATGTCAGTGGTGTGTGGGGCGGCAAGAAATGAAGTTATATGCTCTCCAAAAATAGCAACAGGAACTGATGAAGCTGCAGAGAACCAAAAGGATGGTGTTGACAAGAATCAATTGTCAATAGTTTCTTCAGGACAGGATGATGACTTAGGTGGATGTTTATCAATAGATCCTCCAGAGATGCATGGGAAGTTCAAAGTTGTAATGTCAGGTCTTAGGAAGACGGCCTTGATGAATGCTTTTACAGCCGTTTCAACGTCCAACG GCGTGTCGGTTGCTTCCGCAAACATCACGCCTGGTTCTGCAGCAACCAAGATGCAAACTCCTGAAG ATTGA